Proteins encoded within one genomic window of Acidovorax sp. 107:
- the secB gene encoding protein-export chaperone SecB, with protein MADQENPVFQIQRVYLKDMSLEQPNSPAILLEQEQPSVDIQLGVEATPVAEGIFEVAVTATVQTKIKDKTVFLVEAKQAGIFEIRNVPEDQMGPIMGIACPQIVYPYLRGNVADVINRAGFPPVHLAEINFQGMYEQQQAQAAGQASPIITQ; from the coding sequence ATGGCCGACCAAGAAAACCCCGTGTTCCAGATCCAGCGCGTCTACCTCAAGGACATGTCGCTGGAGCAGCCCAACTCCCCCGCCATCTTGCTCGAACAAGAGCAGCCCAGCGTGGACATCCAGCTGGGCGTGGAAGCTACCCCCGTGGCCGAAGGCATCTTTGAAGTGGCCGTCACGGCCACCGTGCAGACCAAGATCAAGGACAAGACCGTGTTCCTGGTCGAGGCCAAGCAAGCCGGCATCTTCGAAATCCGCAACGTGCCCGAAGACCAGATGGGCCCCATCATGGGCATCGCCTGCCCCCAGATCGTGTACCCCTACCTGCGTGGCAACGTGGCCGACGTGATCAACCGCGCTGGCTTCCCGCCCGTGCACCTGGCTGAAATCAACTTCCAGGGCATGTACGAGCAGCAGCAAGCCCAGGCCGCCGGCCAGGCTTCGCCCATCATCACGCAGTAA
- the grxC gene encoding glutaredoxin 3 has protein sequence MQPVKMYTTAVCPYCIRAKQILKSKGVEQIEEIRIDTDPAARSHMMEITGRRTVPQIYIGDTHVGGHDDLVALDSRGELMPLLGA, from the coding sequence ATGCAACCCGTGAAGATGTACACCACCGCCGTCTGCCCCTACTGCATCCGGGCCAAGCAGATCCTGAAGTCCAAGGGCGTGGAGCAGATCGAGGAGATCCGCATCGACACCGACCCCGCCGCGCGCAGCCACATGATGGAGATCACCGGCCGCCGCACGGTGCCACAGATCTACATCGGCGACACCCACGTGGGCGGCCACGACGACCTGGTGGCACTGGACAGCCGTGGCGAGTTGATGCCCCTGCTCGGCGCCTGA
- a CDS encoding rhodanese-like domain-containing protein, with amino-acid sequence MKFIIDNWYLFLVALASGSMLLWPVLKNASGGSLTPALAVQLINREKAVVIDVCEAEEFAAGHVNGAKNVPLSQLEERLPTVVKNKALPVVLVCASGARSNRAVAIAKKLGYENAQSLAGGLKAWREASLPVEKA; translated from the coding sequence GTGAAATTCATTATTGATAACTGGTATCTGTTCCTCGTTGCACTGGCTTCGGGCAGCATGTTGCTGTGGCCGGTCCTCAAGAACGCCAGTGGCGGCTCGCTGACGCCAGCGCTCGCCGTTCAGCTCATCAACCGCGAAAAAGCGGTGGTCATCGACGTGTGCGAGGCCGAGGAATTTGCCGCTGGCCACGTGAACGGCGCCAAGAACGTGCCCCTCTCCCAGCTCGAAGAGCGCCTGCCCACCGTGGTCAAGAACAAGGCCCTGCCTGTGGTGCTGGTTTGCGCCAGCGGTGCCCGCTCCAACCGCGCCGTCGCCATTGCCAAGAAGCTGGGCTATGAAAACGCCCAATCCCTGGCCGGTGGCCTCAAGGCCTGGCGAGAGGCCAGCCTGCCTGTGGAAAAAGCCTGA
- the gpmA gene encoding 2,3-diphosphoglycerate-dependent phosphoglycerate mutase has product MYKLVLIRHGESTWNLENRFTGWTDVDLTPTGVSQAMSAGKLLKAEGYEFDLAFTSVLKRAIHTLWYTLDEMDCTWLPVVKDWRLNERHYGALQGLNKADMAKQYGDEQVLVWRRSYDTPPPALEATDPRSERGDRRYAGVAAENVPLTECLKDTVARVLPFWNEAMAPAIRSGKRVVVAAHGNSIRALVKYLDNISETDIVGLNIPNGIPLVYELDADLKPIRHYYLGDAEAAAKAAAAVASQGKA; this is encoded by the coding sequence ATGTACAAGCTCGTTCTGATCCGCCACGGCGAATCCACCTGGAACCTTGAAAACCGCTTCACCGGCTGGACCGATGTGGACCTCACGCCCACTGGCGTTTCCCAGGCCATGTCGGCCGGCAAGCTGCTCAAGGCCGAGGGCTACGAGTTCGACCTGGCGTTCACCAGCGTGCTCAAGCGTGCCATCCACACCCTGTGGTACACGCTGGACGAAATGGACTGCACCTGGCTGCCGGTGGTCAAGGACTGGCGCCTGAACGAGCGCCACTATGGTGCCCTGCAGGGCCTGAACAAGGCCGACATGGCCAAGCAGTACGGCGACGAGCAGGTGCTGGTGTGGCGCCGCAGCTATGACACGCCCCCGCCAGCGCTGGAAGCCACCGACCCCCGCAGCGAACGCGGCGACCGCCGCTACGCCGGTGTGGCGGCCGAGAACGTGCCCCTGACCGAGTGCCTGAAAGACACCGTGGCCCGCGTGCTGCCGTTCTGGAACGAGGCCATGGCGCCCGCCATCCGGTCGGGCAAGCGGGTGGTGGTGGCTGCGCACGGCAACTCCATCCGCGCGCTGGTGAAGTACCTGGACAACATCTCCGAGACTGACATCGTGGGCCTGAACATTCCCAACGGGATTCCACTGGTATATGAGCTTGATGCCGACCTCAAGCCCATCCGTCACTACTATTTGGGCGATGCCGAAGCGGCGGCTAAGGCCGCAGCCGCCGTGGCGTCGCAGGGCAAAGCGTAA
- a CDS encoding S41 family peptidase, translating to MGQKLKIAGWVSVGVVAGALTTVSLQTVARGAMTPLPLEEIQQLSAVFGLVKTDYVEPVDDKKLITDAISGMVSSLDPHSQYFDKKSFKEFREGTSGRFVGVGIEITQEDGLIKIVSPIEGSPAFRAGLKTNDLITKIDETAVKGLALNDAVKRMRGEPSTKVTLTIFRKDENRTFPVTITREEIKTQSVKGKVIEPGYAWIRLSQFQERTVDDFVRKVEEVYKQEPNLKGLVLDLRNDPGGLLDAAVAISAAFLPENVTVVTTNGQLADSKATYKAAPDYYQRRGGGDPLKRLPASLKAVPLVVLVNEGSASASEIVAGALQDHKRATVMGSQTFGKGSVQTVRPLGPDTGIKLTTARYYTPSGKSIQAKGIVPDVMIDESEEGNIFAALRMREADLDKHLNSGQGEEKKDEAREKAREEARKRMEDEAKKPAADRKVPEFGSDKDFQLVQALNQLKGRPVLVSKTLTERKEEKKEN from the coding sequence ATGGGCCAGAAACTCAAGATTGCGGGATGGGTGTCGGTAGGCGTGGTGGCGGGTGCGCTCACCACGGTGTCACTGCAAACGGTGGCGCGCGGTGCCATGACCCCGCTGCCGCTCGAAGAAATCCAGCAGCTGTCTGCCGTGTTCGGTCTGGTCAAGACCGATTACGTCGAGCCGGTGGACGACAAGAAGCTCATCACCGACGCCATCTCCGGCATGGTCTCCAGTCTGGATCCGCATTCCCAGTATTTCGACAAGAAGTCCTTCAAGGAATTTCGTGAAGGCACCTCGGGCCGCTTCGTGGGCGTGGGCATCGAGATCACGCAGGAAGACGGCCTGATCAAGATCGTGTCGCCCATCGAGGGCTCTCCCGCCTTCCGTGCCGGCCTCAAGACCAACGACCTGATCACCAAGATCGACGAAACCGCCGTCAAGGGCCTGGCGCTCAACGACGCCGTCAAGCGCATGCGTGGCGAGCCCAGCACCAAGGTCACGCTCACCATCTTCCGCAAGGACGAGAACCGCACCTTCCCCGTCACCATCACGCGCGAAGAGATCAAGACCCAGTCCGTCAAAGGCAAGGTGATCGAGCCCGGCTACGCGTGGATCCGCCTGTCCCAGTTCCAGGAGCGCACGGTGGACGACTTTGTGCGCAAGGTGGAAGAGGTCTACAAGCAGGAACCCAACCTCAAGGGCCTGGTGCTCGATCTGCGCAACGACCCGGGCGGCTTGCTGGATGCGGCCGTGGCGATCTCTGCGGCCTTCCTGCCCGAGAACGTGACGGTGGTGACCACCAATGGCCAGCTGGCCGACAGCAAGGCCACCTACAAGGCCGCCCCTGACTACTACCAGCGCCGGGGAGGCGGTGATCCGCTCAAACGCCTGCCTGCATCCCTGAAGGCAGTGCCGCTGGTGGTGCTGGTGAACGAAGGCTCTGCCTCTGCCAGCGAGATCGTGGCGGGCGCGCTGCAGGACCACAAGCGTGCTACGGTCATGGGCAGCCAGACCTTCGGCAAGGGCTCGGTGCAGACCGTGCGGCCCTTGGGCCCTGACACCGGCATCAAGCTGACCACGGCCCGCTACTACACCCCCAGCGGCAAGTCGATCCAGGCCAAGGGCATCGTGCCCGACGTGATGATCGATGAGTCGGAAGAGGGCAACATCTTTGCCGCCCTGCGCATGCGCGAGGCCGACTTGGACAAGCACCTGAACAGTGGCCAGGGTGAAGAGAAGAAGGACGAAGCCCGTGAAAAGGCCCGCGAGGAAGCCCGCAAACGCATGGAAGACGAGGCCAAGAAGCCGGCTGCGGATCGCAAAGTGCCCGAGTTCGGTTCGGACAAGGACTTCCAGCTGGTGCAGGCACTCAACCAGCTCAAGGGCCGCCCGGTGCTGGTCAGCAAGACCCTGACAGAACGCAAGGAAGAAAAGAAAGAGAATTGA
- a CDS encoding HesA/MoeB/ThiF family protein, with translation MTDDQLLRYSRHILLDEVGIEGQERVLAAHALIIGAGGLGSPAALYLASAGVGHITLVDDDVVDLTNLQRQIAHTTARVGSPKVTSAAEAMAAINPEVRVTALKTRVDPAALDQLVQDATVVLDCSDNYATRQAVNAACVRHARPLVAGAVIQFDGQITVVDPRDAQSPCYACIFPPDAEFEEARCSTMGVFAPLVGVVGAMQAAEALKLMAGVGQSLAGRLLMLDGRAMEWSTLRVQRHTDCAVCVAR, from the coding sequence ATGACCGATGACCAGCTCCTGCGCTATTCCCGCCACATCCTGCTCGACGAGGTGGGCATTGAGGGGCAGGAGCGCGTGCTGGCGGCGCACGCCCTCATCATCGGTGCCGGGGGCCTGGGGTCGCCCGCCGCGCTGTACCTTGCGTCCGCCGGTGTGGGCCATATCACGCTGGTCGATGACGATGTGGTGGACCTGACCAACCTGCAGCGCCAGATCGCGCACACCACCGCAAGGGTGGGCAGCCCCAAGGTCACTTCGGCGGCTGAGGCCATGGCCGCCATCAATCCCGAAGTGCGCGTGACGGCGCTGAAAACCCGGGTGGATCCTGCAGCGCTGGACCAGCTGGTGCAGGACGCCACGGTGGTGCTCGACTGCAGCGACAACTACGCCACCCGCCAGGCTGTCAACGCCGCTTGCGTGCGCCATGCCAGGCCACTGGTGGCGGGCGCGGTGATCCAGTTTGATGGGCAGATCACGGTGGTGGACCCGCGCGATGCGCAGTCCCCGTGCTACGCCTGCATCTTTCCGCCCGATGCGGAGTTTGAAGAGGCACGCTGCTCCACGATGGGTGTGTTCGCCCCGCTGGTGGGGGTGGTGGGCGCCATGCAGGCGGCCGAGGCGCTCAAGCTGATGGCTGGGGTGGGGCAGTCGCTGGCCGGGCGGCTGCTGATGCTCGATGGCCGGGCCATGGAGTGGAGCACCCTGCGCGTGCAGCGCCATACCGACTGCGCGGTGTGTGTGGCGCGGTAG
- a CDS encoding response regulator, which translates to MKLRTYIVEDNATIRENLIGTLEELASVEAVGVAETEDEGTHWLSAHPEEWDLAIVDLFLRQGSGLGVLAACRTRRPGQKMVVLSNYATPDVRMRCAQLGVDAVFDKSNEIDALVDYCVQHSSPSHGMEPASGGGASAASSGAPQ; encoded by the coding sequence GTGAAACTGCGCACCTACATTGTTGAAGACAACGCGACCATCCGCGAGAACCTCATCGGAACTCTGGAGGAGCTGGCGTCTGTGGAAGCGGTGGGGGTGGCAGAAACCGAAGACGAGGGCACCCATTGGTTGTCCGCGCATCCCGAGGAATGGGACCTGGCCATCGTTGATCTGTTCTTGCGCCAAGGCAGCGGCTTGGGCGTGCTGGCTGCCTGCCGCACGCGGCGCCCGGGGCAAAAAATGGTGGTGCTGAGCAATTACGCCACACCGGACGTGCGCATGCGCTGTGCGCAGCTGGGTGTGGATGCGGTGTTTGACAAATCCAACGAGATCGACGCGCTGGTGGATTACTGCGTGCAACACAGCAGTCCGTCCCACGGGATGGAGCCCGCCAGCGGTGGCGGTGCATCGGCCGCTTCATCGGGCGCTCCCCAGTGA
- a CDS encoding response regulator transcription factor, which yields MIKIGIVDDHAIVRSGLKQFLSEHVDLRVEGEAANGREAIDLVRNKEIDVLLMDLSMPGQSGLDALAMLRAKAPDMGILILSGYPEEHYAINLIRQGASGYLNKECEPSEIVEAIRTIALGRRYLTPAVAELLAQQLNRKDDAPPHEQLSEREFQVFLKLAKGETAGDIAKSLSLSVKTVSTYRTRLMEKMSLSSNSDLTYYALKNRLID from the coding sequence ATGATCAAGATCGGCATTGTGGATGACCATGCGATTGTTCGTTCCGGACTCAAGCAGTTCCTGTCCGAGCATGTGGACCTGCGGGTGGAAGGTGAGGCCGCCAACGGCCGCGAGGCCATCGACCTGGTGCGCAACAAGGAAATCGATGTGCTGCTGATGGACTTGTCGATGCCCGGCCAAAGCGGGCTCGACGCCCTGGCCATGCTGCGCGCCAAAGCTCCTGACATGGGCATCCTGATCCTGAGCGGCTACCCCGAAGAACACTATGCGATCAACCTGATCCGCCAGGGCGCGAGCGGCTACCTGAACAAGGAGTGCGAGCCGTCGGAGATCGTGGAGGCCATCCGTACCATCGCGCTGGGCCGCCGCTACCTGACGCCCGCCGTCGCCGAGCTGCTGGCACAGCAACTCAACCGCAAGGACGACGCACCGCCGCACGAACAGCTGTCGGAGCGCGAGTTTCAGGTGTTTCTCAAGCTGGCCAAGGGAGAGACTGCGGGTGACATTGCCAAGTCGCTGTCGTTGAGCGTGAAGACGGTTAGCACCTACCGTACACGCCTGATGGAAAAGATGAGCCTGTCGTCCAACAGCGACCTGACCTACTACGCGCTCAAGAACCGCCTGATCGACTGA
- a CDS encoding CHASE3 domain-containing protein yields the protein MNLQENTRRWLPKVRQMALSLPMALLAAMVLVGINETGHMRSQDAVEQLAQGLTTRADVNKLLQSMLDAETGQRGYLLTGNETYLEPYDKAVATVQTNLDRLRTQFMASPDDMQEFALLSRQISRKLAEMELSLRLRRQGNEDAWKFILNTDVGKEHMEAIRQHAQALIARSDQRLQHGREQIEQSLMLSRIGIATVTAIGLLAFYMYLRQTQAVQAVNLREQEVLERERDRLEGLVRDRTATLSELANHLQQVREEERGHLARELHDELGALLTAAKLDVARLKSKIDATAPDISERLKHLTETLNSGIALKRRIIEDLRPSSLSNLGLTAALEILTREYAERAGIEVETSLEPVQLPDAVQLTVYRMVQEALTNVGKYAKASKVLVSVHGYPTHVAVHVRDDGVGFDPATVRPTSHGLAGMRHRVEAAGGRLTLTSRPGNGTVLSAVLPLPRTPSEPRLSAAAHDA from the coding sequence ATGAATCTCCAAGAAAACACCCGGCGCTGGTTACCAAAAGTCCGCCAGATGGCTTTGAGCCTGCCCATGGCGCTGCTGGCGGCCATGGTGCTGGTGGGCATCAATGAAACCGGGCATATGCGATCGCAGGACGCGGTGGAGCAATTGGCCCAGGGGCTCACCACCCGCGCGGATGTGAACAAGCTGCTGCAAAGCATGCTGGATGCAGAGACCGGCCAGCGCGGCTATCTGCTCACGGGCAACGAGACTTACCTGGAGCCCTACGACAAGGCTGTGGCGACCGTGCAGACCAACCTTGATCGTCTGCGCACCCAGTTCATGGCCTCGCCTGACGACATGCAGGAGTTTGCCTTGCTGTCGCGGCAGATATCGCGCAAGCTCGCCGAGATGGAACTCAGCCTGCGCCTGCGCCGCCAGGGCAACGAAGACGCCTGGAAGTTCATCCTGAATACGGACGTGGGCAAGGAGCACATGGAGGCGATCCGGCAGCATGCCCAAGCGCTCATCGCCCGCAGCGACCAGCGCCTGCAGCATGGCCGCGAGCAGATCGAGCAGTCACTGATGCTGTCGCGCATCGGCATTGCCACGGTCACCGCCATTGGCCTGCTGGCGTTTTACATGTACCTGCGCCAGACCCAGGCGGTGCAGGCCGTCAACCTGCGCGAGCAGGAGGTGCTCGAGCGCGAGCGCGACCGCCTGGAGGGGCTGGTGCGCGACCGCACGGCCACGCTGTCTGAATTGGCCAACCACTTGCAGCAGGTGCGCGAAGAAGAGCGAGGCCATCTGGCCCGTGAGCTGCACGACGAACTGGGGGCTCTGTTGACGGCCGCCAAGCTCGATGTGGCGCGCCTCAAGTCCAAGATCGACGCCACTGCACCCGATATTTCCGAACGGCTCAAGCACCTCACGGAAACACTCAACAGCGGCATTGCGCTCAAGCGCCGCATCATCGAAGACCTGCGCCCGTCGTCCCTGTCCAACCTGGGGCTCACGGCCGCGCTGGAGATCCTGACGCGTGAATACGCCGAGCGCGCGGGCATCGAGGTCGAGACCAGCCTGGAGCCCGTACAGCTGCCCGATGCAGTGCAGCTCACGGTGTACCGCATGGTGCAGGAGGCTCTGACCAACGTAGGCAAGTACGCCAAGGCCAGCAAGGTACTGGTATCGGTGCACGGCTACCCCACGCACGTGGCGGTGCATGTGCGCGACGATGGCGTAGGGTTTGACCCTGCCACCGTGCGACCCACCTCCCACGGGCTGGCGGGCATGCGCCACCGGGTCGAGGCCGCTGGCGGGCGTCTCACGCTCACCTCGCGACCCGGCAATGGCACGGTCTTGTCTGCCGTCTTGCCGTTGCCGCGTACGCCGTCCGAGCCGCGCCTCAGCGCCGCCGCGCACGACGCGTGA
- a CDS encoding DUF1328 domain-containing protein yields the protein MLHYAVVFLVIALIAALFGFGGIAAGAVGIAKILFFVFVIMAVVTFVLGLLKKG from the coding sequence ATGTTGCACTACGCAGTTGTTTTTCTGGTGATCGCGCTGATTGCAGCCCTCTTCGGTTTTGGCGGCATTGCTGCTGGTGCCGTGGGCATTGCGAAGATTCTGTTCTTCGTGTTCGTGATCATGGCCGTGGTCACCTTTGTGCTGGGGCTGCTCAAGAAGGGGTGA
- a CDS encoding BON domain-containing protein — protein MKYARALAFAAVAGITIVTATGCSVAREQQTVGSYVDDAGITTAVKAKMAEDKTVSATAISVETLNGTVQLSGFAKSQAEKNQAENIARNTKHVREVRNSIVVRP, from the coding sequence ATGAAATACGCACGTGCCCTCGCCTTCGCCGCAGTTGCCGGCATCACCATCGTCACGGCCACCGGTTGCTCGGTCGCCCGCGAACAACAGACCGTTGGCTCCTACGTCGATGACGCAGGCATCACCACCGCCGTGAAGGCCAAGATGGCCGAAGACAAAACCGTGTCGGCCACGGCCATCAGCGTAGAAACGCTCAATGGCACGGTGCAGCTGTCGGGCTTCGCCAAGTCGCAAGCAGAAAAGAACCAGGCTGAAAACATTGCGCGCAACACCAAGCATGTGCGCGAAGTGCGCAACAGCATTGTTGTGCGTCCCTGA
- a CDS encoding putative zinc-binding metallopeptidase, with product MRVFNCDHCGHLVFFDSVQCLHCGSALAFLPDVLTMAALTPAPQDGADLWRRRGRQGGAHSSGRLYRMCRNHTDHQACNFAIPVHDFTELCVSCRQTRVMPDLSEPANMGRWMQIEAAKRRLFYSLARLGLEPAPGGTSPVFEFLAEVPGGPPVLTGHNNGTITLNVAEADDDERARRRIALGEPYRTLIGHLRHESGHFYWDQLVRDGDRLDDFRQMFGDERQDYAAALEAHYAKGNEGNDWADHHVSAYAAAHPWEDWAETWAHYLHMIDLLETSASYATEVTIPGIYGAQRSSAIDPFASPAPDFQSMVQHLVPLTLLLNSLTRSLGQPDAYPFALAEQVLAKLRFVHDLVRAAAHRPVATVAPMPTPVAAKATPGARKKTAK from the coding sequence ATGCGGGTATTCAATTGCGACCATTGCGGTCATCTGGTGTTTTTCGACAGCGTGCAGTGCCTGCATTGCGGCAGTGCGCTGGCGTTTTTGCCCGATGTGCTGACGATGGCCGCACTGACCCCTGCGCCGCAGGATGGTGCCGACCTGTGGCGCCGCAGGGGCAGGCAGGGCGGCGCCCATTCCAGCGGGCGCCTGTACCGCATGTGCCGAAACCACACGGACCACCAAGCCTGCAACTTTGCGATACCTGTCCACGATTTCACAGAGCTGTGTGTGTCGTGCCGCCAGACCCGTGTGATGCCCGACCTGTCCGAACCCGCGAACATGGGTCGCTGGATGCAGATCGAGGCTGCCAAGCGGCGGCTGTTCTACAGCCTGGCCCGCCTGGGCCTGGAACCCGCGCCCGGCGGTACGAGCCCGGTGTTTGAATTCTTGGCCGAGGTGCCGGGCGGTCCGCCCGTATTGACGGGCCACAACAACGGCACCATCACCCTCAACGTGGCCGAGGCAGACGACGACGAGCGTGCGCGCCGACGCATCGCGCTGGGTGAGCCTTACCGCACGCTGATCGGCCACTTGCGTCATGAGTCTGGCCACTTCTATTGGGATCAGCTCGTGCGCGACGGCGACCGGCTGGACGACTTCCGCCAGATGTTTGGGGATGAACGCCAGGACTACGCAGCGGCGCTGGAAGCGCACTATGCCAAAGGCAACGAGGGCAACGACTGGGCCGACCACCACGTGAGCGCCTACGCAGCCGCCCACCCGTGGGAAGACTGGGCCGAGACCTGGGCCCATTACCTGCACATGATCGACCTGCTGGAAACCTCGGCCAGCTATGCCACCGAGGTCACCATTCCCGGCATCTACGGCGCACAGCGCAGCAGCGCCATCGACCCTTTTGCCAGTCCGGCACCCGACTTTCAGTCCATGGTGCAGCACCTGGTGCCGCTGACGCTGCTGCTCAACAGCCTCACGCGCAGCCTGGGGCAGCCGGACGCCTACCCGTTTGCGCTGGCGGAGCAGGTATTGGCCAAGCTGCGCTTTGTGCACGACCTGGTGCGCGCGGCGGCGCATCGCCCGGTCGCTACGGTGGCTCCGATGCCGACTCCAGTTGCCGCGAAAGCGACTCCAGGCGCCCGTAAAAAGACGGCGAAGTAG
- a CDS encoding transglutaminase family protein, which yields MRLRVVHETLYRYNPAVQNAQHMAHLRPRTGPVQRVLTHALQIDPAPAQCETTQDVFGNTRAFFSLPFTHEQLRVRAETLLDTTPPPPAPPGEPWEAVRERLGYRRGQPYQDATEFSFASPYIPRHADFVAYAAASFAPGRPLMQASSHLMSRIHADFAYTAHATDAGTPALESLRLRRGVCQDFAHVMIGCLRSLGLAARYVSGYLLTEPPPGQPRLVGADASHAWVSVWSPPPADGGDRPGHEEWFDLDPTNDRPAGEDYVTLAIGRDFSDVSPLRGVIHGGDHHVLQVGVTVEPLHREPHPVAGSEQPG from the coding sequence ATGCGTCTGCGTGTCGTCCACGAAACGCTGTACCGCTACAACCCGGCGGTGCAGAACGCCCAGCACATGGCCCATCTGCGCCCACGCACCGGCCCCGTCCAGCGTGTGCTGACCCATGCACTGCAGATCGACCCCGCCCCCGCGCAGTGCGAGACCACGCAGGACGTGTTTGGCAATACCCGCGCATTCTTCAGCCTGCCGTTCACCCACGAGCAACTGCGCGTGCGCGCCGAGACCCTGCTGGACACCACGCCGCCGCCGCCCGCTCCGCCCGGCGAGCCCTGGGAGGCCGTGCGCGAACGCCTGGGCTACCGGCGCGGCCAGCCCTACCAAGACGCCACCGAGTTCAGCTTTGCCTCGCCCTACATCCCCCGGCACGCCGACTTTGTGGCCTATGCCGCCGCGAGCTTTGCGCCGGGCCGCCCGCTGATGCAGGCCTCCAGCCATCTGATGTCGCGCATCCATGCCGACTTTGCCTACACCGCCCACGCCACCGATGCGGGGACGCCCGCGCTCGAATCGCTGCGGCTGCGCCGGGGCGTGTGCCAGGACTTTGCCCACGTGATGATCGGCTGCCTGCGCAGCCTGGGCCTGGCAGCCCGGTATGTCAGCGGTTACCTGCTGACAGAGCCCCCACCCGGCCAGCCCCGGCTCGTGGGCGCCGACGCCTCGCATGCCTGGGTGTCGGTGTGGTCCCCCCCCCCCGCCGATGGGGGAGACCGACCGGGCCACGAGGAGTGGTTTGACCTGGACCCCACCAACGACCGCCCGGCGGGCGAGGACTACGTGACGCTGGCCATTGGCCGCGATTTTTCGGACGTATCGCCGCTGCGCGGCGTGATCCACGGCGGCGACCACCATGTGCTGCAGGTGGGGGTGACGGTGGAGCCCTTGCACAGGGAGCCCCACCCCGTGGCGGGATCAGAGCAACCGGGCTGA